The following proteins are encoded in a genomic region of Candidatus Margulisiibacteriota bacterium:
- the csm2 gene encoding type III-A CRISPR-associated protein Csm2: MEFWKDKEKGIVNAELFSKKAEEIVISLTSVNKWEKIEKELDKNQIRKFYNDVLTIKSKINSSENIELEFERQKPYLNMLRAKVAYARSRKHIRGDNFVLFITNSLNEVNDVQDFKVFCSLYEAVIAYFGN, encoded by the coding sequence ATGGAGTTTTGGAAGGACAAAGAGAAAGGCATAGTAAATGCTGAATTGTTTTCAAAGAAAGCAGAAGAAATAGTTATTAGTCTTACAAGTGTGAATAAGTGGGAAAAAATTGAAAAGGAATTGGATAAAAATCAAATAAGAAAATTTTATAATGATGTGTTAACAATAAAATCTAAAATAAATAGTTCAGAAAATATTGAATTAGAGTTTGAACGACAAAAACCATATTTAAATATGCTTAGAGCTAAGGTCGCTTATGCTAGATCAAGGAAACATATCCGAGGAGACAATTTTGTGTTATTTATTACAAACAGCCTGAATGAAGTAAATGATGTTCAAGATTTTAAAGTATTTTGTAGTTTATATGAAGCAGTTATTGCTTATTTTGGTAACTAG